Within the Clostridia bacterium genome, the region AAATCTTCATCAATTTCCAATGGTGGTTCAACAGGTTCTGCTACTGTTTCTTCAGGCACCTGTTCCACTACTTCATAACTACCGACCATTCCTGGATTAACAAACTGAGGGCTACTGAATAATAACAGAAAAATAATCGCAAAAAACATAAATATTCTCCCTCTTCGCAACCATCTGTATTTTTTAGCCGCCTTTTTTCTTTTTTCCAGCAAGGTTTCCAACATTTCCCTCACCTTTTCCTTTACCCTAGTTTAATTATAACAAATTAGGACAGAAAAAGGGGAGAAAAGCATTAGTATTTTAAGTTAATTATTTCAACATCCGGATATTTTTCCATTTTTTTCACTAACCACTGATGACACGTCAAGACAAAAACTTGCCTTTCCTCAGCTAAATCTTTTAAAATCTCCAAACCTTTTGCCAATCTTAATTCATCCCAATTAACCAAAACTTCATCTAAAAAAAGGGGCACTGTTTCTTTTTCACTATCCAAATGTTTAACCAAAGCTAAACGTAAAGCCAAATAAATTTGCTCTAAAGTCCCTCTACTTAAAGGAAAATCGGCTTTTAAAAACTCACCAGCTGCTTGCTGAACCAACAAGCCTCGAGCTTCTTCTTCTACAAATAATCGCTGATATCGCCCTGCTGTTATTTTTTCTAAATAACGACTAGCCTGCTGCAGAACATCAGGCTGATGTTTTGCCCGATAAAGCTGATCAGCCTCTTTAATGATCTGCTGCAATAAAACTAAACGATCTCTCTGCCAACAGACCTTTTGACGTTCAGCTTGTAATAACTGCAAACCGCCACTTAAATCAGCTACCCTTTCTTCAGCCATTAATAATTCGATTGCTGTTTCTAAACGTGCTTTTTCCTCTTTTAATTCTATTTCTCGTTCTCCTATCTTTTCCAAGGCCACTTGCCGTTCAGCCAAATCATAATCACTTAATAACCAAGTACCTGACTCCGCCTCCTGCTCAATTTCCTTTTTCAGATCCCGCCAATCTGGATACTCTTTTTCTAAATCTAAAACTAAAGCCTCTTTCTGTCGAGCTGCCTGCCGCCATGCTGTCAAAATCTCTATTTTTTCTGTTAAATCAGTTCCCGGCAATTCCTCAATCCGTTTAAGTAATTGTTCTTTTTCTTGAAACAGCTCCGCTTTTTTGGCTGAGGATTCTTCCAGCTGTTGGTCTATTTCTTTTAAAAACTCCTCAGCCTGTTTAACAGTAGCTTGACTTGCCAAAGCTGCTTGCAATTCTTCTTCTAAATGACGCAAATCAACAACTAGATCACCGCTCTCAGACCACCCAAAATTTTGGTAAATCTGCTTTATTTTTTGAGCATATTTTTCCAAACGATCTTTTAAAAACCTTAATTTCCCAGCAATTATTTCCTTTTGCTTTAGGTAAAATTTTATTTCCTTAACCTGCTGATAAAGATTTTCCCCTAAATCCTGTCTATCTAATAAAAAATTCCCCAAAATCTCTGCCAATTCTTTACGCAAACCCTTTAGCTCTTTTTCTAGGGAATCCCCAGCAAGCAGGGCCTGTTTTAATTCCACCTCTCCAGGCAGTTTTTGCCAATGATAAAAAACAAAAACTCCACCCATTAAACCCAAAATTAAAAGTAAAGCCCCGGCAAAACCAAGTGGTGTATTACCTCCCCAGCCAAGACCAATTATACCGAGAAAACTAAATAAAAGCGAACTACCCCCCAAATAACGAAAGGACTGCAACTGCTCCCTTTGTTCCTTTAATTTTTTTAAACTTTCTTGCTGTTTTCCCAACTTATCAACTTTTTCCCTATATTCCTGAAGCAAATCGCGTAAAACAACCTCATCAATTTGCCGAAATTTTTCTGCCCACAGAGGCTGCCATATACCCCCAGCAGCATTAATCAATAAATCTTCATTTTGGGCTAGTTCTTTTTGTAATTGTTCAATTTCCTCACAATCTGCCCTTAATAAAGAATCAGCCTTAATTATGGTCCCAAGCCAAGTCTTTTCTTTAACTAATGCTTGTTCAGTTTCACCATAAGCTTTAACTTGCTGCTGATACTCAGCCTTTCTTTTTTGTAATTTTTCAATTTCCCCTGTTAAATCACTTAACTCCACTTGCCTTTTTTCTAAAACTTCCACCGGATTTTCCGGCAAATCGACAAATTTAGCTGTTTTTCCTGCAGCCTTTTCTAACTCTTTAATCCTTGTTAATCTTTTCTTTACTGGTAAAAGACGTTCTAGACGATTAAGATCAGCCCATAATTTTGTTTTTTCACTTTGCAATCGTTTTTCTTCTGCTAGTAAATTTTGACACAAACGCTCTTTGGCACGTAATTCCTCTTCTCTTTCTTCTGCTTCCCTACGGGCTCTTTTTAAATTTAAAATTTCTTCCCGTAATTGTTTAGCCCGCGGTTTACCACGGCGATCCGGCCGCCATAAACGATTAGCCTCTTGTTCCAAGTCTATTAACACCTCAGAAACAGGTTTTAAAAAAGAAACATATTGACCACCTAATAATTGATCCTGTAATATTTGCCAAGCATCACTATCAGGAAAAACTAATTTATCCAAAGTTAAAAAATAAACTTCTTGAAAAACACTATAGGGTAAAAAAGCTAACATTTCTAATGTTCGATTACGCAAATCACTACTAACTCCATTTTTTATTACTTTTCCCTGTGGCTGACTGCCTAAACTTCTCTGCACCGAAAATAATTCCCCTTTTTCATTAAGCAATTCAGCATTAAAAGCCGCTCGGGTACCATCCCAAGGTAAATAGGGATTATTAGTTACCGGTCGCCAGCCGTAAAAAAGAGTCCCCATTAAATGAAAAAAGGTACTTTTCCCAGCTTCATTATTCCCGTAAATAACGATAACCTTAGAGGAAAACTCCTTTTCCCAATCACGCCAACAGCCAAAAGCATTAACTCTCAAAGATTTTAAACGCACCCCTATTCACCTCCTACAAAACGTGCTACCACCTCATAATCTAAATTAACCAGCAAAGATTTTAAATAAGCTATTTTTTCCTGTTGAGAAGCTTGACGCGGTAAACCGGCAACTGCCGTTGGAGCCAGTGCCAATAATTTTTCCGGATTAACAGCCAATTCAGCAATTAAATTTAATATTTCTCCCAAAACATGGATCTCATCACGATATTCATCAACAGAAAGAGGTGGCAATATTTTCTCCACAAATATTTCTAAATGATGAACTGCCAACTCTGTTTTTAAATTATCAGCCAATGCCAACTGATTTTCCGGCTGTAGTAACTCCCGATACAAAGGACATGGACCACTTAACTCTAGATCAAGCAAAAAAGTAGTTTTTCCAAAAGGCTGTAATTCCTTTTTTACTTTTTCAATAATCAATTCTTCTAAACCCTCTAAATGATTAGCTCCTTCTAAATTGTCCACTATAATTTTCAACCAAACTAATGGTGCCAGTGGACAAAAAGCCATTTT harbors:
- a CDS encoding AAA family ATPase; the encoded protein is MRLKSLRVNAFGCWRDWEKEFSSKVIVIYGNNEAGKSTFFHLMGTLFYGWRPVTNNPYLPWDGTRAAFNAELLNEKGELFSVQRSLGSQPQGKVIKNGVSSDLRNRTLEMLAFLPYSVFQEVYFLTLDKLVFPDSDAWQILQDQLLGGQYVSFLKPVSEVLIDLEQEANRLWRPDRRGKPRAKQLREEILNLKRARREAEEREEELRAKERLCQNLLAEEKRLQSEKTKLWADLNRLERLLPVKKRLTRIKELEKAAGKTAKFVDLPENPVEVLEKRQVELSDLTGEIEKLQKRKAEYQQQVKAYGETEQALVKEKTWLGTIIKADSLLRADCEEIEQLQKELAQNEDLLINAAGGIWQPLWAEKFRQIDEVVLRDLLQEYREKVDKLGKQQESLKKLKEQREQLQSFRYLGGSSLLFSFLGIIGLGWGGNTPLGFAGALLLILGLMGGVFVFYHWQKLPGEVELKQALLAGDSLEKELKGLRKELAEILGNFLLDRQDLGENLYQQVKEIKFYLKQKEIIAGKLRFLKDRLEKYAQKIKQIYQNFGWSESGDLVVDLRHLEEELQAALASQATVKQAEEFLKEIDQQLEESSAKKAELFQEKEQLLKRIEELPGTDLTEKIEILTAWRQAARQKEALVLDLEKEYPDWRDLKKEIEQEAESGTWLLSDYDLAERQVALEKIGEREIELKEEKARLETAIELLMAEERVADLSGGLQLLQAERQKVCWQRDRLVLLQQIIKEADQLYRAKHQPDVLQQASRYLEKITAGRYQRLFVEEEARGLLVQQAAGEFLKADFPLSRGTLEQIYLALRLALVKHLDSEKETVPLFLDEVLVNWDELRLAKGLEILKDLAEERQVFVLTCHQWLVKKMEKYPDVEIINLKY